Proteins encoded in a region of the Streptomyces sp. PCS3-D2 genome:
- a CDS encoding MarR family winged helix-turn-helix transcriptional regulator — translation MPSSPANSDLPVQTEAPAGAGLLDALQHQVAVFARRAEQTRLGGVGQARNSMDRAAYLLLNRLDLEGPMGVKALAGGMGIDSSTVTRQVAPLVDSGLVKRTSHPEDGRAVVLALSPRGLARLEEVRSSRRELMARVTDGWSEDERESFTGLLTRFNLSLSELMAAVAEAGPAS, via the coding sequence ATGCCTTCCTCCCCGGCCAATTCCGATCTGCCCGTGCAGACCGAAGCGCCCGCCGGAGCCGGTCTCCTCGACGCGCTCCAGCACCAGGTGGCGGTCTTCGCCCGGCGCGCCGAGCAGACCCGTCTGGGAGGGGTGGGCCAGGCCCGCAACTCGATGGACCGCGCCGCCTACCTGCTGCTCAACCGGCTCGACCTGGAGGGCCCGATGGGCGTGAAGGCGCTCGCCGGAGGGATGGGCATCGACTCCTCCACGGTGACCCGGCAGGTCGCGCCGCTGGTCGACAGCGGTCTGGTCAAGCGGACCTCTCACCCCGAGGACGGGCGGGCCGTGGTCCTCGCGCTGTCCCCGCGGGGGCTGGCGCGGCTGGAGGAGGTACGTTCCTCGCGGCGCGAACTCATGGCCCGGGTGACGGACGGCTGGAGCGAGGACGAGCGCGAGTCCTTCACCGGGCTGCTGACGCGCTTCAACCTGTCGCTGTCGGAGCTGATGGCGGCCGTGGCCGAAGCCGGTCCCGCCTCCTGA
- a CDS encoding sigma factor-like helix-turn-helix DNA-binding protein has protein sequence MRVVDQPAGSYGEFEAFVAGAAGRLLHVAVLLTGDPDAARGLLGGALARTYAHWRRLRADDPYDFTRHELCAAFARTGWRHHGGAGVLARLSPNERLVLVLRLYEGLAEEVTAAQLGMPVERVRVLCNRAVSLLRAREAA, from the coding sequence ATGCGGGTGGTTGATCAACCGGCGGGCTCCTACGGAGAGTTCGAGGCCTTCGTCGCGGGTGCGGCGGGGCGGCTCCTGCACGTCGCGGTGCTGCTGACCGGAGACCCGGATGCGGCCCGCGGACTGCTGGGGGGTGCGTTGGCGCGCACGTACGCGCACTGGCGGCGGTTGCGCGCGGACGACCCGTACGACTTCACCCGGCACGAGCTGTGCGCGGCCTTCGCCCGGACCGGCTGGCGCCACCACGGCGGGGCGGGGGTGCTGGCGCGGCTGAGCCCGAACGAGCGGCTCGTGCTCGTGCTGCGGCTCTACGAGGGGCTCGCGGAGGAGGTCACGGCGGCGCAGCTCGGGATGCCGGTGGAGCGGGTCCGCGTGCTCTGCAACCGGGCCGTGTCCCTGCTGCGGGCGCGGGAGGCGGCGTGA